Proteins co-encoded in one Leptospira levettii genomic window:
- a CDS encoding efflux RND transporter permease subunit has translation MLEKIIQFSIHKRATVLVITAVLTLVGFYNALNLSIDAIPDVTNVQVSAVTSVPGLSPLEVEQFITYPIELEFNGMPKVTEIRSISRTGVSSVTVIFEDGTDIYFARQLVNERLKQAENFIPKSYGRPELSPIATGLGDIYEFALVSESHTPEELRTVMEWEVARQLRSVKGIIDVNVVGGDAKQFQIKIDPKRLLSHNLTLSHITEALEGANVNLGGGYIQKGEEQFVIRGESQFKSIDDIARLSVRTSRDGIPLTLGQIARVETGPALRFGLSTMNGKREVVGGTAMMLLGSNSLQVVGRVKEKMKEIESRLPQGMKIQVYYDRSEFIGRTLSTVFTNLVEAAIIVLVCLILTLGTVKGAFAVALAIPVSMMIATILMNAFGIVGNLMSLGALDFGLLVDGSIVMLESTLHGFLIRKSFLLSKTSAQDMEDGMEDVIMESCIKVVRASAFSVGIILLVYLPLMTLEGVEGRMFRPMAITVAFALGAALLYSITTFPALMSYIYKKPILHESAFWEKFQNKYAEILTYGMKFKRQFTYAGIGVVVISFMLASTLGSEFLPRIDEGEIAVDIKRLPSTAINHSRDLNLEMEKVILKFPETVSVVSRQGRGESAAEPIGSEEGEMMVKLKPRKEWVTAKDREELMEKMKVSINQNVPSSYISLSQPIENRVNALLSGSKADIVIKIYGDDLKTLKSIADNYASKIKKIQGAADLRVQKLLGLPLLEIKMNRGNMARYGVRAEEVLTTIETLRVGFNAGKVYEGYKRFDLIVRLDADVTDIGVIENVPVMTELGGTVPLGQVTDIQMTEGPAALYHEGLKRRILVEVNVRGRDMIGFVNDVQSATESIESSLPQGYYVDWGGQFENFTRAKNRLAIVIPIAGAIIFGMLFIAFGSVYYALGVFILVPLSLSGGILSLVMRGLPFSIPAGVGFIAAAGISVLNGVVYASALKDQLKITRDPSIAVVEAAVYTLRAVATTELVAIIGFLPMAIASSAGAEVQRPLATVVMGGVLVATILSRFLLPIAFEFLVKLAQRQELRQMERERKMNDYFVEEMKKYKASDSFHSTDHSHGTHLVKEVQEDEEDPKQSKQNQKSKRKRT, from the coding sequence AAGGGCAACAGTTCTTGTGATCACCGCAGTACTCACCCTTGTGGGTTTTTATAATGCACTCAATTTATCCATTGATGCGATTCCGGACGTGACAAACGTCCAAGTATCCGCCGTTACTTCCGTTCCAGGTTTATCTCCTCTTGAGGTAGAACAATTTATCACATATCCCATTGAACTTGAGTTTAACGGGATGCCAAAAGTTACCGAAATTCGATCCATTTCAAGAACAGGTGTGAGTTCGGTAACTGTTATATTCGAGGACGGAACCGACATTTACTTTGCAAGGCAACTTGTAAATGAACGTCTAAAACAGGCTGAGAATTTTATTCCGAAATCATATGGTAGACCTGAACTTTCTCCTATTGCCACAGGTCTTGGTGATATTTATGAATTTGCTTTAGTATCAGAAAGTCATACTCCAGAAGAACTCCGCACAGTGATGGAATGGGAAGTCGCAAGGCAACTTCGTTCGGTCAAAGGGATCATTGATGTAAACGTTGTGGGAGGAGATGCCAAACAATTCCAAATCAAAATCGACCCCAAACGACTGTTATCTCATAATCTCACTCTTTCCCATATCACAGAAGCTTTAGAAGGAGCCAATGTAAACTTGGGTGGAGGATACATCCAAAAGGGTGAGGAACAATTTGTCATTCGGGGAGAAAGCCAATTTAAATCCATCGATGATATCGCTCGTTTATCGGTTCGAACTTCAAGAGATGGGATCCCACTCACACTCGGTCAAATTGCCCGAGTGGAAACAGGACCTGCACTCAGGTTTGGTCTGAGTACCATGAATGGCAAACGAGAAGTGGTAGGTGGAACTGCCATGATGTTACTTGGTAGTAACTCATTACAAGTTGTAGGCCGAGTGAAAGAGAAGATGAAGGAAATTGAGTCAAGACTCCCACAAGGGATGAAGATCCAAGTGTATTATGACCGGTCTGAATTCATTGGCCGAACACTCTCCACAGTTTTTACCAATTTAGTGGAAGCCGCCATCATCGTTTTAGTTTGTTTGATCCTAACACTTGGCACCGTTAAAGGTGCGTTTGCTGTTGCCCTTGCCATTCCCGTTTCGATGATGATTGCCACAATTTTGATGAATGCCTTTGGGATTGTGGGGAACTTAATGTCTCTCGGAGCACTTGACTTTGGACTCCTCGTGGATGGTTCCATTGTGATGTTAGAATCCACTCTCCATGGATTTCTCATTCGAAAAAGTTTCCTTCTCTCCAAAACTTCTGCCCAAGACATGGAAGATGGAATGGAAGATGTCATCATGGAATCCTGCATCAAGGTAGTACGGGCTTCTGCATTTAGTGTGGGGATTATTTTACTCGTATATTTACCACTGATGACACTGGAAGGTGTGGAAGGGCGGATGTTTCGTCCAATGGCAATTACCGTAGCATTTGCGTTAGGTGCAGCACTCCTTTATTCCATCACAACATTCCCAGCCCTCATGTCCTATATTTACAAAAAACCAATTTTACATGAGTCCGCTTTTTGGGAAAAATTCCAAAACAAATATGCTGAAATTTTAACGTATGGAATGAAATTCAAACGCCAGTTTACCTATGCAGGGATTGGAGTAGTTGTCATTTCCTTTATGCTCGCCTCTACTCTAGGTTCAGAATTTTTACCAAGGATTGATGAGGGTGAAATCGCAGTTGATATCAAACGCCTTCCCTCTACAGCGATCAACCATTCCAGGGATTTGAATTTGGAAATGGAGAAGGTGATTTTGAAGTTTCCAGAAACAGTGAGTGTTGTCTCAAGGCAAGGCCGTGGGGAATCTGCGGCAGAACCCATAGGTTCGGAAGAAGGTGAGATGATGGTGAAGTTAAAACCAAGGAAAGAATGGGTCACCGCAAAAGATAGAGAAGAGTTGATGGAGAAGATGAAAGTCTCAATCAACCAAAATGTTCCTTCTTCTTACATCAGTTTGTCGCAACCGATCGAAAATCGCGTGAATGCTTTGTTATCTGGATCAAAAGCAGATATTGTGATTAAAATCTATGGTGATGATTTAAAAACATTAAAATCAATCGCAGATAATTATGCATCCAAAATCAAAAAGATCCAAGGTGCTGCTGACTTACGAGTTCAAAAGTTACTCGGTCTACCTCTGCTCGAGATCAAAATGAACCGTGGCAATATGGCTCGTTACGGGGTCAGAGCAGAGGAAGTTTTAACAACCATCGAAACACTTCGTGTTGGGTTTAACGCGGGTAAAGTATATGAAGGTTACAAACGATTTGATTTGATTGTTCGCCTTGATGCTGACGTAACAGATATTGGTGTGATTGAGAATGTGCCCGTCATGACTGAGCTCGGAGGAACTGTTCCGTTAGGTCAGGTCACAGATATCCAAATGACAGAAGGTCCTGCTGCATTGTATCACGAGGGACTCAAACGTAGAATCCTTGTAGAAGTAAACGTTCGCGGACGAGATATGATTGGTTTTGTGAATGATGTACAATCTGCAACGGAGTCCATCGAGTCAAGTTTACCACAAGGTTATTATGTGGATTGGGGTGGACAATTTGAGAACTTTACTCGTGCCAAAAACAGGTTGGCAATTGTAATTCCCATTGCAGGTGCTATTATTTTTGGAATGTTATTCATTGCATTTGGCAGTGTTTACTATGCGTTAGGTGTATTTATCCTTGTTCCTCTATCATTGTCAGGTGGGATTTTATCTCTTGTGATGAGGGGGCTTCCCTTCTCAATTCCAGCTGGTGTTGGGTTTATCGCAGCAGCAGGTATCTCCGTGTTAAACGGGGTTGTGTATGCATCTGCATTAAAAGACCAATTAAAAATCACAAGGGATCCATCAATCGCAGTGGTTGAAGCTGCTGTTTATACCCTAAGAGCAGTAGCGACAACAGAACTTGTGGCCATCATTGGATTTTTACCGATGGCGATTGCTTCGAGTGCTGGAGCGGAAGTACAAAGGCCACTCGCCACAGTGGTGATGGGAGGGGTACTTGTTGCTACCATTTTGTCTCGATTTTTATTACCAATTGCATTTGAGTTTTTAGTCAAACTAGCACAAAGACAAGAACTAAGACAAATGGAACGAGAAAGAAAGATGAACGATTACTTTGTAGAAGAAATGAAAAAATACAAAGCATCAGATTCATTCCATTCTACTGACCATTCCCATGGAACTCACTTAGTAAAGGAAGTCCAAGAAGATGAAGAAGATCCAAAACAATCAAAACAAAATCAAAAATCAAAACGAAAGAGGACATAG